The region AGGGCCGGATCCACACCTCCGCTGCCGGGGTACTGGTACTGCCGGAGACCGAAGAGATCGACATCGAAATCGACCCCAATGACCTGCGCATCGATGTCTATCGTTCGTCCGGCCCGGGTGGCCAGAGCGTCAACACCACGGACTCAGCCGTCCGGATCACCCACGTCCCAACCGGGTTGGTGGTCTCGTGCCAGAACGAGAAGTCGCAGTTGCAGAACCGTGAGCAGGCGCTTCGCATCCTGCGCGCACGCTTGATCGTGCTGGAGGAAGAGAAGGCCGCCGAAGAGGCATCGGCCACCCGCAAAGCCCAGGTGCGCACCGTTGACCGCTCCGAGCGCATTCGCACGTACAACTTTCCGGAGAACCGGATCGCCGACCATCGCACGGGCTATAAGTCGTACAACCTCGACCACGTCCTGGACGGCGAGATCGACCCAATCGTCCAGTCATGCGTCGATGCCGACATGGCCGCTCGACTCGCTGGCGAGTAACCGTTGCCTGACTCGGCCAATTTTCGGCAGCTGCGTGACCGGGCTCGCGCCCAGCTGATGGCCGCAGGCATCCAGAGCGCGGTGAGCGATGTGGATTGGATCCTCGCTGACGTACTCGGCGTCAGTCGGTCTGGGCTGAGTATTGAACCGCCGCTGACCGGCGACCAGGTCGAGCAATTCGTCGCACTTGTGGATCGCCGCGCGCGTCGCGAGCCACTGCAACACGTGTTGGGGCACGCATGGTTTCGGCACCTGACGCTTGCGGTCGGTCCAGGGGTCTTTGTGCCGCGGCCGGAGACGGAATTGCTGGTCGAGCTCGCGTTGGCAGCGCCCGCGCTGGCTGGCGGCGGGGGGCCCGCATTGGTGGTGGACCTGTGCGCTGGGTCGGGAGCCATCGCCCTCGGGCTGGCGACCGAACGGCCACATACGAGGGTCGTCGCCATAGAACTGCTACCAGCCGCGCTGGTGTGGACTGGCCGCAACATCGATCGTCACCGCCAG is a window of Candidatus Nanopelagicales bacterium DNA encoding:
- the prmC gene encoding peptide chain release factor N(5)-glutamine methyltransferase, whose product is MSDVDWILADVLGVSRSGLSIEPPLTGDQVEQFVALVDRRARREPLQHVLGHAWFRHLTLAVGPGVFVPRPETELLVELALAAPALAGGGGPALVVDLCAGSGAIALGLATERPHTRVVAIELLPAALVWTGRNIDRHRQQVASVGSTVELVAGDAGKSDEVLTHLLGLVDVVTCNPPYIPQDAVPRDPEVRDYDPPEALYGGDDGLDVVRAVVRSAARLLRPGGTLLIEHGDHQGFEAGQLGVPGAVEQSGDFLDIIDHLDLTERPRVTVATRRPH